The Streptomyces sp. NBC_01197 genome window below encodes:
- a CDS encoding SsgA family sporulation/cell division regulator encodes MSPAVEVPVRGHVVTDVPGQWSVVYIALQYDPEGDPGAVRFLFPGGGGEWVFARDLLEAGLRTPRRSGDIGIWPCGRAQVVLEFYSPDGVTVVQFDNAPLIRFLRRTHAAVPQETERAERAARREALREDAPQEQQEAPHAVGHGGPLRT; translated from the coding sequence ATGTCCCCCGCCGTCGAGGTGCCCGTACGAGGTCATGTCGTGACGGACGTCCCCGGCCAGTGGTCGGTGGTCTACATCGCGCTGCAGTACGACCCCGAGGGCGACCCCGGCGCCGTGCGCTTCCTCTTCCCCGGCGGTGGCGGCGAGTGGGTCTTCGCCAGGGATCTGCTCGAAGCCGGGCTGCGGACGCCGCGGCGCTCCGGCGACATCGGGATCTGGCCGTGCGGGCGGGCCCAGGTGGTCCTTGAGTTCTACTCGCCGGACGGGGTGACGGTGGTGCAGTTCGACAACGCGCCACTGATCCGGTTCCTGCGCAGGACCCATGCGGCGGTCCCCCAGGAAACCGAGCGGGCCGAGCGGGCCGCCCGCAGGGAAGCGCTCCGTGAGGACGCGCCCCAGGAGCAGCAGGAGGCCCCCCATGCCGTGGGGCATGGAGGGCCGCTGCGGACCTGA